Proteins co-encoded in one Babylonia areolata isolate BAREFJ2019XMU chromosome 5, ASM4173473v1, whole genome shotgun sequence genomic window:
- the LOC143282527 gene encoding galanin receptor type 2-like, with protein MASPPTPTPPPPNDTWSFNSSDADNNNVTQATRPPINIDDIFLIILKTFPDYRDSLALGRYGCAVQVGVGTVTNLLTVMVMTRRSLLTSTTCFYFALLAVADLFVLYFSCLRRLLYVINDNDDVFVQHDWACHLLNFLAYFSYDFSSWVLTVMTIDRYIAIRFPLRSAAICTIRNACFAVVGVVLLCTAKNCHFFFTFEKTPRSGCLGLDAHADFLDEVWPWIDAALYSFLPFFLLFLFNILIIHRHRQALKQQRSLHAATNGARVNRFNQRLTTMLLVVSFTFMLMTAPKVVLFCIRREVFKLVTPEGRINFPVIAQYSLISAIFDFLMWTNHTINFFLYCLSGTRFRQELLRMLSQWFLYLRCNCKQHARVSASNQCGAHKHVTHTRGRQPSERRGSSTSVISDDVAPAPAQLPQETEDALTRVTRWATVTFVETQQGQGQQ; from the exons ATGGCATCCCCCCcaactccaacaccaccaccacccaacgaCACTTGGAGCTTCAACAGCAGTGATGCCGACAACAACAACGTGACTCAGGCGACGCGACCACCTATCAACATTGATGACATCTTCCTGATCATCCTGAAAACGTTCCCTGACTACCGGGACTCCCTGGCACTGGGTCGCTACGGGTGTGCGGTGCAGGTAGGGGTGGGGACGGTGACCAACCtgctgacagtgatggtgatgacacgccgctccctcctcacctccaccacctgcTTCTACTTCGCTCTGCTGGCCGTCGCTGACCTCTTCGTGCTCTACTTCAGCTGCCTGCGCAGGCTGCTCTACGTcatcaacgacaacgacgacgtctTTGTGCAGCATGACTGGGCCTGCCACCTATTGAACTTTCTGGCCTACTTCAGCTACGACTTCTCTTCCTGGGTCCTGACCGTCATGACAATTGACAG GTACATTGCTATAAGGTTCCCTCTGAGGTCAGCTGCCATATGCACGATACGCAACGCATGCTTTGCTGTGGTTGGTGTCGTCCTCCTCTGCACGGCCAAGAACTGTCACTTCTTCTTCACCTTTGAGAAGACCCCCAGGAGCGGGTGCCTGGGTCTGGATGCTCACGCAGACTTCCTGGACGAGGTCTGGCCATGGATCGACGCCGCCCTCtattccttcctccccttcttcctgctcttcctcttcAACATCCTCATCATCCACCGTCACCGCCAAGCTCTCAAACAGCAACGCTCCCTCCACGCTGCCACCAACGGAGCCCGCGTCAACCGCTTCAACCAGCGGCTGACCACCATGCTGCTGGTTGTGTCCTTCACCTTCATGCTCATGACAGCGCCCAAGGTCGTCCTGTTCTGCATCCGGAGGGAAGTGTTCAAGCTCGTCACTCCAGAAGGGAGAATAAATTTTCCAGTG ATCGCACAGTATTCACTGATCAGCGCCATCTTCGACTTCCTCATGTGGACCAACCACACCATCAACTTCTTCCTCTACTGCCTCAGCGGCACTCGCTTCCGACAGGAGCTCCTCCGGATGCTGTCCCAGTGGTTTCTTTACCTCCGCTGCAACTGCAAGCAGCATGCTCGTGTCTCTGCCTCCAATCAGTGCGGAGCGCACAAGCATGTGACCCACACCAGGGGCAGACAACCCAGTGAGCGAAGGGGCAGCAGCACCAGCGTCATCTCCGATGATGTGGCCCCAGCCCCTGCTCAGCTGCCGCAGGAAACTGAAGACGCCCTGACTCGTGTGACACGATGGGCCACCGTGACATTCGTGGAAACTCAACAAGGTCAAGGACAACAGTGA